From Helicoverpa armigera isolate CAAS_96S chromosome 29, ASM3070526v1, whole genome shotgun sequence, the proteins below share one genomic window:
- the LOC110381917 gene encoding extracellular serine/threonine protein kinase four-jointed, translating to MEKTKEEFNPTQSFNERIPTLKDINIKEKINTMNSIDFRNRPYVIYNDFSSKKNYRKEVTYCFLSVILSFIFGLAIGIVVMSGQYEEKILVKDRLIPRDMSTVKPEIKTEKNKFLAVSFTGQENKYNKDIYPKGLTEVMKDILKDTKSDRHAIVLNKTFIPDGATVLYDNVYWGPQIEDAMPQGYGDSSSEIWEKYIDDAEVVKMEPGCGRMQNRLVTFKDGLQACVRYRQNTDQIQGEIFSFYVGRLLNLTNLAPSVIRIVDLKDRLWKNVANDIASAQWSSNRAVVLTQYIPSLESASIPDIFRPTNRHLNKLDILKMSLKENDTDISKQLLLDKLRVKELKLKQEQQNFSYIDLKLNKKTVDRFLELAQWSDLIIFDYLTANLDRIVNNLFNYQWNVNIMDGPAHNLAKKMDSGLLIFLDNESGLLHGYRLLKKYNVYHSLMLDNLCVFRKRTIDSMKKLYSLKSIGSLLSDMFHKKNSVIIRDILPSLPEKNSKILIERIGKVLNQVEKCEMSFR from the coding sequence atggagaaaacaaaagaagaattcAATCCCACACAATCTTTTAACGAAAGAATACCAACATTAAAAGATATCAATATAAAGGAAAAGATAAACACTATGAACAGTATAGATTTCAGAAATAGACCATATGTAATATACAACGACTTTAGTTCAAAAAAGAATTACAGAAAAGAAGTCACTTACTGTTTTCTTAGTGTAATACTAAGTTTCATCTTCGGTCTAGCAATAGGGATAGTAGTCATGAGTGGACAGTACGAAGAAAAGATTCTAGTAAAAGATAGATTAATACCTCGAGATATGAGCACAGTTAAACCAGAAATTAAGACGGAAAAGAACAAATTTTTAGCCGTATCTTTTACAGGACAGgagaataaatacaataaagataTATATCCAAAAGGATTGACAGAAGTTATGAAGGATATCTTAAAGGATACGAAAAGTGATAGACATGCAATTGTTCTGAATAAGACTTTCATACCTGATGGAGCCACAGTCCTGTATGACAATGTGTACTGGGGACCTCAGATCGAAGATGCCATGCCTCAGGGATACGGAGACAGCTCCTCAGAAATCTGGGAGAAGTACATAGATGATGCTGAAGTGGTAAAGATGGAGCCAGGGTGTGGGAGAATGCAGAACCGTCTAGTCACTTTCAAAGATGGTTTGCAAGCTTGTGTGAGATACAGGCAAAACACAGACCAGATACAAGGAGAAATATTCAGTTTCTACGTAGGAAGATTGCTAAACTTGACGAATCTAGCCCCTTCTGTAATCAGAATCGTTGATTTGAAAGATAGGTTATGGAAAAATGTGGCAAACGATATAGCTAGTGCGCAATGGAGTAGCAATAGAGCTGTAGTGTTAACACAGTACATACCCAGTCTAGAATCCGCGTCAATACCTGATATATTTAGACCTACAAATAGACATTTGAATAAACTAGACATACTTAAAATGTCACTTAAAGAAAATGATACAGATATTTCTAAACAACTTCTATTAGACAAGTTAAGAGTAAAAGAACTGAAATTGAAACAGGAACAACAGAATTTCAGCTATATTGATTTGAAACTTAACAAGAAAACTGTAGATAGATTTTTGGAACTAGCTCAGTGGTCAGACTTGATCATTTTTGATTATTTGACAGCAAATTTGGATCGGATAGTCAATAATCTTTTTAATTACCAATGGAATGTCAATATTATGGACGGTCCTGCTCATAATTTAGCGAAGAAAATGGATAGTGGACTTCTTATCTTCCTAGACAATGAATCTGGACTTCTCCACGGTTATagacttttgaaaaaatataatgtgtatCATAGTTTAATGTTAGACAACTTGTGTGTCTTCAGAAAAAGGACTATCGACTCTATGAAAAAGCTTTACAGTTTAAAATCAATTGGCTCGTTATTGAGTGATATGTTCCATAAGAAGAACTCGGTAATAATTAGGGATATTCTCCCTTCTCTGCCGGAGAAGAATTCTAAGATTCTAATTGAAAGGATAGGTAAAGTTTTGAATCAAGTTGAAAAATGTGAAATGAGTTTTAGATAG